In Phoenix dactylifera cultivar Barhee BC4 chromosome 1, palm_55x_up_171113_PBpolish2nd_filt_p, whole genome shotgun sequence, the genomic stretch TAAAGTAGGGAGCAAAATGGAGAATTTGCCGGCCAAGTTGTGACAGTTCTATGTTTAATattcccaggttcccttttattttTGGTAGACTCCCAAGTTCACATTTCCCATACCAGAACATCCTGGACTCCACTAAAATTGTTAATGAATCGCACAGCTCAGCTAGATGTGTCATTATCCGACCTATGAAAGTAGAAGGTTGGGATGTGATGTGCATGATTAACACAgtaattcttctttttttttttcgttcaaGAGAAATGCAATTATAAAACTTTCatgagaggaaaaaaagaagattggAGTTGGGTGGCACCCTTTTAGTCACCTAGAaccgggttgtatctttcgcacaATCACATAAAGCCACCGTTGGGTTGTTcattgcatagatctcaaagcattccaAACTCTATCATTCATCCGTCAATATGGATCTCAAAGTGATCAGCTGATGATCTATCAGTGGATTCATACGAagggaaggtgaatccttcttttgcgTGAAAGACCTTATTCCTATGCATGAATACTAGTGCTTCTTTTATTGATATGATGTACGTTAATATATATGTTCTTATATATGCACGCATGTCCCATGTAGACAGacgcatgcatgcatatgcatgtatataaggAAGTGAAAAGATGGATATAAAAAAAGTTctaaaatcatgcatgaaaatATGCATGTGTGAGAGactgagagaggagagaggaaatTGTGTGTTTATAATTTGCAAGAAAGGCACGTAGTTCCAACTTTTATAGGAAAAATTACTGAAAAATTGACATGTGGTTCTAAATTTTATAAGTATTTGATAAACATCTACCAATTTTGCTTGTGTTTTACTTTTCGCTTCTAGTATCATTTTCAAATGCATTAAGATGCAAGTTTCATATTTCCCACTAAGAAATGGTTATGCAAGACTATTGAGGCACAAGCAACTCTATTAACTAACATTGTATTGGATCTAATCCAGTTGCATAGTCTTTCTAAACCTTCATTCCTTTCAAACCCAGCACATATTTGTTAAGTCTTGAGTTCAACATAAGCCTACTTAGTGGACCATACTCCTAACTAAATTTGTTTCGATGATGCTACCCTATAATGGGCAATGGTTATGTTTGATGATCATATGATAGGAGAGAGGAGTCTAACACATAGGATGGTCCTCCAATCAATCACAAGAAGTCATAAAGGCATAACACATAACTGCTCTACTAAGGAGTCCAAAATCATAAGCCAGATTATTGCATGAAACCAAAATTTTAGCTAAAAAAACCAAATTTCCTTGAGGACTAGCATCAGTAAGTCTAGAAATCTGACATCATCCACTTCATAGTAAATTATACCACCAGAACAGAAAGGGAAACAAATAAGACCTAACACAAGCTAGCCACAACATTAAGAGATGTAAAAGAAAGCTGCATATATAGGACAAATAAAACTATACCATAGGAAAATGCTTCTTTTCTCGTgaactaaaaaataaatgatgcaACTAAGACAGGTATCAAAGGTGAAAAATATTGTTGACAACTTGGAGCATGGGATCAAGTGGCACTTACATTTTGTTGACAGATTTGGTTGGAAAGAAATTGTAGGATATTCTCGAGAAAGAAATCCCCGATGCACTCTATACTTTCCAATTATCGTCTAATCTCTATTGCGAGAAGAGAAAAATAGGATATCTAATCTTAGAGAGGAAGATTGACACTATACTCAATCATTGAGATTAACTATGTCTTCTACATCATCCTCTATGTATTGTCTTTACCTCTCTTGTAACCTGATATTTTTTGCTGTCTCTCAGAAAATCTTGGGGAAGGTCTTCATCCCTCCACCTGCATCAAAATAACAAGGTATAAAAGAAGCTATATGCAGCAAGCAAAACCAAACCATTAACAGGAATTCCCTATACACTACTTGTTATGGAAtattcttccttggcttcttcttcttcttcctcctcctcctcctcccaaaTGTCTAACCCCTTCAAATAGCATCGATTTTACTTGAATTTTGTAACTTTTCTTTTACTTGTTACAAAACATGTGTTAGATCTTCGACTATATTGACACACAGATAACCATGTCTCGTATTCTTAGAAACAATTACATCAATAGCCAAGGAACTCGATAATAGGTTGGACCAACGATCACACATGTTTCCAACGATTACTTAACATCAACTAGAGCTTTATAATCTTTTTCAACTATCAAATTCTTGAATTTGTTCTTCGATCTATATTACCTTAGTATTGACAACTCCCAGCTACAGCGCGATAAACAACTTTCTTACTTGGTAGTATTGGACCATAATGCTAACCTTAACCAATCCCAACCTATCCTCTCTCTTAGCCAACTAACCTAATCTAGACCACGACTACAAACAAGTCGGATCGGATCGAGCCATGCTTGACCCCGATTCAATTCAATTTTGTATTTAGGTCATGATTTTAGACCTGACCTAACCCATTAGACCCGATCAAGTTAAGTCAAGTCAAGTTTATGGAAAGGATTTTAAACTCAACTAGTTAATCGGGTCAGGTTGAGGTCAAGCATGACCCAGACCTAACCTAATATATTTTGATTCGAGTCGAGACTAAGTTAGGTTAGATTTGCAATTCAAGTCATGATctagtttttcttttgtagCTCAAATACGATAATCAACAATCAAATATAAATCATGAAAATTTGAATAAAATTATACGAGTTAACTTAACTTTGACTTTTCATTCAAAAGTTTTAAATTTCATCCAAGTAATTGATGATCCTCAAATCTACAAACTACAATTTTCATATATAATACATATAATGATATACATGAGAATATTATAAATAGGTAAATAAACCTCGGTCATCCGACTTGACCCCAACCTCTCCAATCTAATCCAAACCTGACCTACCCGGTTTGACCTAATTTTATCCAATGTAATCCAAGCATTGGACCCAGTTTGACCCTATCTTATTTACGTTAACCTAATCCTATTCGCTCTAACCCGACCGTGTCAAATTAACCTCATTTTGGGAGCCAAACATACATATGCTTAAAAATAAGATCTGTATTTATGGACTATTGCCTTGGTCCAAACAATTCTCACCCTTCTCGTAGATGAAATTATGGTCCGTGTTCCACCAAGATGCTTAGGTTTTCCATGCACGTGGCAGCGGGTGCAGGGGAGGCAATTTGAAACGAGTCCATGTTTACATAGGAAGAAAAGAATGTTTTCGATTTAAGTCTGACATTGGGGGAAAAAATATCGACTTTGTTAATTGAATGAATTACACGGGGAAAAAATCAAACACCAATTGTTAATTGATTTGTTTACGagccaagcaaaaaaaaaaaaaaaaaaaaggaacaaaaaatcaaaaaggttGCGAGCGACATGTCGCAATTACTGAGATGCGGCCATCACACGTAACTCTCCCACCTCCGCTTGCGAACACGGTCCAAAACCCACCAGTTCTACCGAGACCGCTGCGTCTCGGACCGGTCCAACCCCGCCACCCAACACGCCGCCACCGCCCGCTCCAACGCCGCCACCACCTCGCTCATCTCCGGCCTCTCCCTCCCCTCCGGCCTCACGCACTCCGCCGCCACGTACCCCACGTACGCCACCGCCTCCACCTCCGCGGGAGTCGGCGGTGCGATCCTCCGGTCCAGCACCCGGTCCACTTCATCGGCCTCGATCCACGGCACTGCCATCTCCACGACATTCCTCGGCGAGTCGCTCCCCTCCCCACTCCGATGGATCGCcttgcaccccgtcaccagctCCAAAAGCACCACCCCAAAACTATACACGTCGCTCTTCGCCGTCAGCCGCTGCAGCCTGTAGTACTCCGGGTCCATGTACCCGACGGTCCCCGCCGCGCTGATTTCGTCGCCGGGGCTCGTCAACGACAGCCCGAAGTCCGCCACCTTCGCCGTCCACTCCACATCGAGCAAAATGTTTGACGACTTGATGTCTCGGTGAATGATCGCCGGCACGGCGTACCTGTGCAGGTACTCGATCCCCCGCGCCGCGTCGAGGGCCACCTTCAGCCTCGCCTTCCACGAATTCAGCGGCGAGTTCTTGAGCTTGTGGAGGTGGTCGTGCAGCGTGCCATTGGCCATGAGCTCATACACCAGCACCTTCTCGCCGTGCTCCTGGCAGTAGCCGAACAGCCGGACCAGATTCTTGTGATTGACTCGGGACAAGACGGCGAGCTCGGAGAGGAAAGCTCGTTCCTGGACTCGGCGTTTGTGGATGGTTCGGGAGGAGGAGCTCGCGAGGTGCGCGCGCTTGATGGCGACGACCCGGCCGTCGGCGAGGGTCGCGCGGTAGACCAGCCCGAAGCTGCCGGACCCGATCTTGTGCGACTCGGCGAAGTCGTCCGTGGCCCTAAGGAGGGCTTCCATGGAGAACTCTTCAACAAATGGACCGAGTCGGCCGTCTAGAATCGGCCCGACTCGGGGAGTTGGCCTCATCGAACCCATCCCCAACGTGTCGTGGACCCGGCCGTTGCTTCTCTTGGTACAATGTTTGAAGACTACGAAGCCGATCGCGGCTGAAATTCCCAGACCGAGTCCAACCGATCCCAGCACTATGAAGACCAGTCTTCCCTTCTTGCTGCTGCTGGTGCCGCCGCTGCTTTGGGTTGAATTGGTCGGCGGCGGAAATGGGGGTGGGCTGCTTGACTTGAGCCGGAGGTTGCAAGGCTGGCAGATGACTTGGTTGTCGGAACAGAAGCTGCCGGAGCCGGGGAAGAAGCTGCAGTTACAGCGCGAGGTCGGCACGCAGGTCCCCGGCTTGGCGCGGTCGTAGACGACGTGGTTTTGTCGGAAAATTTCGCTCCCCCAACAGACCACAGAGAAGTTCGCCGTCAGGATGCCGCAGACCGCGTCGCCCTTCGCTTCGATAGTGATGAATTCCTCGGCGGCGATGTCGCAGGGCAGCTGAGGGTTGTCCCCCCAGCAGAGCACAGTCCCATTGGCACGGAGCACGCATGTCCGGTTAGCTCCCAATGCCATGGAAACGATGCCGGTGGGGAAATCAGGTACCTTCGGGGCTCCGGCGCCCCAGCAAGATAATTTGCCGTCGGTGGTGATGCCGCATGCATGTCGGGAACCAGCGGCAACCGAGCTGAAGTTCCCGGGATGCTCGCGTCCGACGATATCGGAGTCGTTTCCGAAGCACTTGATCGATCCATAGTTGGATAACCCGCAGACGAAATCCCTGCCGACGGCGATATCGGTGAAGCTTAGGCCAGCCGGGAAGGAGACTTCGGGCCACCGCCAGCAAGTGGGCTTGCGCGCATCGCCGATGAGCCCGCAGACGCGGGAGTCGCCTGCGGCGAGGGCCACGAGAGATGGGCCCCGGTAGATCCGCTTCCCGGGGTCGGAGCCATGGATGGCGAAGTGCCACCACCTCATCGTGGCATTCGAATTGTCGGGGGGCGACGTGAGGGCGCACAGGAAGTCATCGCCTGCGGCGACGGCGGCATAGGGCACGGCGCCGGAGGGGTAAGAGCGTTGGGTTCGATAAGGGAGGGCGGTGCAGTTCAGATCAAAGAAATTGGTGGGGGAGGATTGGACAAGGGCGCAGACTAAGGTGACGTTGGAGAAATGGGAGATGGATATGgtggagagaggggaggagaaggtggaggggattgagaaggagaggaagactaACAAGAGGAAGAGACATGGAGAAGTTCTTGAAGGAGACATTGAAATGAAGGTTGGTTGTATATGGTGGTGGTGGAAAATTGCATTGTAGCTTGGAGAAAAATGAGGTGGTGGTGGAGAGAGGAGGGATGAGAGGGAGGAGGCGGTGGTGTTTGAAGGGTTAATGGAACTTTCTTTTTTGGTATTTTGTTCCTAAAGGTGGGGGGATTCAACCTAGCGTCATGCATGAGGAAGAGGAGGACACGGGGGAGAGCAGACGCGGCTTGGTAGACTAAACTGACCAAAGACCAAGTCTATCGCATTCTAAAAAGACCCCCACCCAACAATCCCCAACCCACccgacaaaaaaaagaagaaaaaagaaagaaaagagtaaaAGAAGTTCAGACCTATACTTTACTAATTCAAAGGTTATACATATagttgcctctctctctctctttctctctctccctccttctttttctttttttttttcttttttttctaaaaccGGTATTTCGTATAATATGTGTATGAATACACCTAATAAAGtaagaaaacaaaagatcaTAGAATGCCCGGTGCAACTCTTCCTCTTCGGCGTATATGGTACTTTCGGAATGGTTGGCCACGTAGACAGCCACCCAATTTGCAGCTTCATTAGCCTCTCTAAATATATGGCCTGAAAAGCAATTATGAGTGTTTTAGGAATAGAATAAATGTTGTCACTCTGGAGGTATTTTAtggacggagagagagagatacttGGAATATTCTGAGATTTgctgttttttgtttttattgaaTGTATCTACATATAAAATGcccgttaaaaaaaaaaaaaaaggataaatgtTATATGTGATCTTTATTGTTTGGGTGAATAGTGTTGGTGTGGAAAGGAAATTGAATGAATAGTCAAGAGAAATAAAGAGATGATATCATGGTGATTTATGTATGTGGGAATTGGAAGCTGCTAACTAAATAGGTATGGTTTGCAGAGTTCAAGGAGTGGGTCAAATCCATGGAACGAAGGCTTTGTCACCTTGTAGCAGGAATCAGAAGACAGGAGATGACATGGCAGTACTTGTCAACCATAGGATCAGCATCTGACTGCTGTGAGCCTGggatcatgaattttaaatgacGCAGGAGATACGTCATGGAATTTGGTTGACTTTTAATAGGTTGGTGGCTTGTTTTACATGTCATCGCACCTTTtccattatttttttggtttttagggaCTTCTAAAGTCCTCTTGGAGCCTCAACTCCGTGGTGAAAACTAAAGCAGTGCAATTAACGAAGCCCGGATTTTAAATGCATTTTAAGAGCTATCACATCTCAAAGAGGGACTAAAAAGTAATGGCGAGGGGCACGGGCTAAACTTTATGCATCTTTAGATGGGGGACAGGTTTGAATGAGATCTTTGGGCATGATGGGAACTTGGCCTTGACT encodes the following:
- the LOC108511633 gene encoding serine/threonine-protein kinase-like protein CCR4, whose translation is MSPSRTSPCLFLLLVFLSFSIPSTFSSPLSTISISHFSNVTLVCALVQSSPTNFFDLNCTALPYRTQRSYPSGAVPYAAVAAGDDFLCALTSPPDNSNATMRWWHFAIHGSDPGKRIYRGPSLVALAAGDSRVCGLIGDARKPTCWRWPEVSFPAGLSFTDIAVGRDFVCGLSNYGSIKCFGNDSDIVGREHPGNFSSVAAGSRHACGITTDGKLSCWGAGAPKVPDFPTGIVSMALGANRTCVLRANGTVLCWGDNPQLPCDIAAEEFITIEAKGDAVCGILTANFSVVCWGSEIFRQNHVVYDRAKPGTCVPTSRCNCSFFPGSGSFCSDNQVICQPCNLRLKSSSPPPFPPPTNSTQSSGGTSSSKKGRLVFIVLGSVGLGLGISAAIGFVVFKHCTKRSNGRVHDTLGMGSMRPTPRVGPILDGRLGPFVEEFSMEALLRATDDFAESHKIGSGSFGLVYRATLADGRVVAIKRAHLASSSSRTIHKRRVQERAFLSELAVLSRVNHKNLVRLFGYCQEHGEKVLVYELMANGTLHDHLHKLKNSPLNSWKARLKVALDAARGIEYLHRYAVPAIIHRDIKSSNILLDVEWTAKVADFGLSLTSPGDEISAAGTVGYMDPEYYRLQRLTAKSDVYSFGVVLLELVTGCKAIHRSGEGSDSPRNVVEMAVPWIEADEVDRVLDRRIAPPTPAEVEAVAYVGYVAAECVRPEGRERPEMSEVVAALERAVAACWVAGLDRSETQRSR